In Ruminococcaceae bacterium BL-6, a genomic segment contains:
- the ackA gene encoding acetate kinase (Evidence 2a : Function from experimental evidences in other organisms; PubMedId : 8226682, 9811655, 11244084, 16995897, 19019159, 26098117; Product type e : enzyme), with amino-acid sequence MKILVINAGSSSLKYQLIDMESEKVLAKGNCERIGIGGGIFGYKTADGREKKLSVEMKDHTEAFRQVTQALVDSQVGVIRDLSEVSAIGHRIVQGGARFSKSVLIDDEVIAAVEKLIPLAPLHNSACVEGIRACRKVFGKVPEVAVFDTAFHSTMPQKAYMFAIPYEYYEKYHIRRYGFHGTSHRYVSQKCAELMGKPLSEIKMITCHLGNGSSIAAIKGGKVVDTSMGLTPLDGFMMGTRTGTLDPSVVTFIEEKEHLSPEEMSDVLNKKSGLLGISGISSDDRDVTAAAEKGEPRAILAHEMLVYQIQKFIGAYAAAMNGCDAIVFTAGLGENQWHHRQNVCNGLTYLGVRVSEELNRQMLHGKGGKISAPDSRVQVFVIPTNEELVIARDTKAIVEAL; translated from the coding sequence ATGAAGATTCTGGTCATCAATGCCGGCAGCTCATCCTTGAAATATCAGCTGATTGATATGGAAAGCGAAAAGGTCCTCGCAAAGGGCAACTGCGAGCGCATTGGAATCGGCGGAGGCATTTTCGGATACAAAACAGCGGACGGACGCGAAAAGAAGCTTTCGGTGGAGATGAAGGACCATACCGAGGCGTTCCGGCAGGTCACACAGGCCCTTGTGGATTCTCAGGTCGGGGTCATCAGGGACCTGTCCGAGGTTTCCGCGATCGGTCACCGCATCGTTCAGGGCGGCGCGCGGTTCAGCAAGTCCGTCCTGATCGACGACGAGGTGATCGCCGCGGTCGAAAAGCTGATCCCCTTGGCGCCGCTTCACAACAGCGCCTGCGTCGAGGGAATCCGCGCCTGCCGGAAGGTCTTCGGCAAGGTTCCGGAGGTCGCCGTGTTCGACACCGCGTTCCATTCCACCATGCCGCAGAAGGCCTATATGTTCGCCATTCCGTATGAATATTACGAGAAGTACCATATCCGCCGCTATGGGTTCCACGGAACATCCCACCGCTATGTCAGCCAGAAATGCGCCGAGCTGATGGGAAAACCGCTGAGCGAAATCAAGATGATTACGTGCCATCTGGGCAACGGCTCCTCCATCGCCGCCATCAAGGGCGGCAAGGTCGTCGACACCAGCATGGGCCTTACCCCGCTGGACGGCTTTATGATGGGCACCCGCACCGGTACGCTGGATCCTTCCGTCGTGACCTTTATCGAGGAGAAGGAACACCTTTCCCCCGAGGAAATGAGCGACGTTCTGAACAAGAAATCCGGCCTTTTGGGGATTTCCGGCATTTCGAGCGACGACCGAGACGTGACGGCTGCCGCGGAAAAAGGGGAGCCCAGGGCGATTCTGGCGCACGAGATGCTCGTTTACCAGATTCAGAAATTCATCGGCGCATACGCCGCGGCGATGAACGGATGCGACGCGATCGTTTTCACCGCCGGCTTGGGGGAGAACCAGTGGCACCACCGCCAGAATGTCTGCAACGGGCTGACCTATCTCGGGGTCAGGGTCTCCGAGGAGCTGAACCGGCAGATGCTGCACGGAAAGGGCGGGAAGATTTCCGCGCCCGACTCCCGCGTGCAGGTGTTCGTGATCCCCACGAACGAAGAGCTGGTCATCGCGCGCGACACCAAAGCGATCGTGGAGGCGCTCTGA
- a CDS encoding putative ATP synthase (subunit c, component F0), atpE (Evidence 3 : Putative function from multiple computational evidences; Product type e : enzyme), translating to MNNAFLFFPVVALAVSVLVSVRAVKKGKSAKKAFATQLLTFLAICAVSFAAPVAVHAATAGTAAASDGGLGMGLLAAALSTGLGGIGGGIAVAAASPAAIGATSEDPKAFGKALIFVALGEGIALYGLLMSILILNKI from the coding sequence ATGAACAACGCATTTCTCTTTTTCCCCGTCGTCGCTCTCGCGGTATCGGTCCTTGTGTCTGTAAGGGCGGTTAAAAAAGGCAAGAGCGCGAAAAAGGCTTTTGCCACCCAGCTTCTGACCTTCCTCGCCATCTGCGCCGTCTCGTTCGCGGCCCCGGTGGCCGTGCACGCCGCGACGGCCGGCACGGCGGCCGCTTCCGACGGCGGCCTTGGCATGGGCCTTCTCGCGGCCGCGCTTTCCACCGGCCTCGGCGGAATCGGCGGCGGCATCGCCGTTGCGGCGGCTTCCCCCGCGGCGATCGGCGCGACATCCGAAGACCCCAAGGCGTTCGGCAAGGCGCTGATCTTCGTCGCTCTGGGCGAAGGAATCGCGCTGTACGGCCTTCTGATGTCCATCCTGATTCTGAACAAGATTTGA
- a CDS encoding protein of unknown function (Evidence 5 : Unknown function) has protein sequence MFFHAKKFAAANPKKRAAFPGRCAANRGPRINSFHLSKITLTEKTLKGRISMDIIAMILLIIGGINWGSIGIFQFDIIAWAFGSQAEIISRIIYTLVGLSAIWCISLLFRDNDIVERHSTAESPHH, from the coding sequence GTGTTTTTTCATGCAAAAAAATTTGCGGCGGCAAATCCGAAAAAACGTGCTGCTTTCCCCGGCAGATGCGCGGCAAATCGGGGGCCGCGCATAAATTCCTTTCATCTGTCCAAAATAACACTGACGGAAAAAACGTTGAAAGGAAGAATCTCCATGGATATCATCGCAATGATTTTACTGATCATCGGCGGAATCAACTGGGGCTCGATCGGAATTTTCCAGTTCGACATCATTGCCTGGGCGTTCGGCAGTCAGGCGGAAATCATCAGCCGGATCATCTATACCCTGGTGGGTCTTTCCGCAATCTGGTGCATCTCCCTGCTGTTCCGGGACAACGATATCGTGGAAAGGCACAGCACCGCCGAAAGCCCCCACCATTGA
- the atpB gene encoding V-type ATP synthase beta chain (Evidence 2a : Function from experimental evidences in other organisms; PubMedId : 12552129; Product type e : enzyme), translated as MILDYIGVKEINGSLIVLDDVENASFEEVVDIRLDDGTMRQGRIVQMDGNRVVIQVFEGTRGIALNNTRTRLRGHPMEIPLSPEILGRVFDGAGRPIDGLGDIYPQKRMNVNGTPINPVSRIYPVNYINTGISSIDTLMTLIRGQKLPIFSGSGMKHNELAVQIARQAKITDADNSNFAIVFAAMGVKNDVADYFRRSFDESGVLQKVVMYINLANDPIIERILTPRCALTTAEYLAFELNMHILVIMTDMTSYAEALREFSSSKGEIPGRKGFPGYLYSDFASLYERAGMVEGKKGSVTQIPILTMPNDDVTHPVPDLTGYITEGQIVLDRSLDSNGVYPPVGVLPSLSRLMKDGIGAGYTREDHSALSNQLFASYAKVMDARSLASVIGEEELSPIDKKYLEFGRLFERRFITQDPNDNRSIEQSLDLGWQILSTLPRSELDRVDDAILNKYYVPDVQNAGDTFRQLDDEKDGAAEKAEGKEGTKEPAEHDEK; from the coding sequence ATGATTCTTGATTATATTGGCGTCAAGGAAATCAACGGTTCGCTGATCGTTCTGGATGATGTGGAAAACGCCTCGTTTGAAGAGGTGGTGGACATTCGCCTGGACGACGGGACCATGCGCCAGGGAAGAATTGTCCAGATGGATGGAAATCGCGTCGTGATCCAGGTGTTCGAGGGCACCCGCGGCATCGCGCTGAACAACACCCGCACCAGGCTGCGCGGCCATCCGATGGAAATTCCCCTCTCCCCTGAAATCCTGGGCCGCGTGTTCGACGGCGCCGGCCGCCCCATCGACGGGCTCGGCGACATTTACCCGCAGAAGCGCATGAATGTAAACGGCACCCCGATCAACCCGGTTTCCAGAATTTACCCCGTAAACTACATCAACACCGGTATTTCCAGCATCGACACGCTGATGACCCTGATCCGCGGGCAGAAGCTGCCGATTTTTTCCGGCTCCGGCATGAAGCATAACGAGCTGGCCGTCCAGATTGCGCGGCAGGCGAAGATCACCGACGCGGACAACAGCAACTTCGCCATCGTGTTCGCGGCCATGGGCGTAAAGAACGACGTCGCGGACTATTTCCGCCGCTCGTTCGACGAATCCGGCGTGCTGCAGAAGGTCGTCATGTACATCAACCTTGCGAACGACCCCATCATCGAAAGGATCCTGACGCCCCGCTGCGCGCTGACCACCGCCGAATATCTGGCCTTTGAGCTGAACATGCACATTCTGGTCATCATGACCGACATGACCTCCTACGCCGAGGCGCTGCGCGAATTCAGCTCTTCCAAAGGCGAGATTCCGGGCAGAAAGGGATTCCCGGGCTACCTGTATTCGGACTTCGCCTCCCTTTACGAGCGCGCCGGCATGGTGGAAGGCAAAAAAGGCTCCGTGACGCAGATCCCGATTCTGACCATGCCGAACGACGACGTGACCCACCCGGTGCCCGACCTGACCGGGTACATCACCGAGGGGCAGATCGTTCTGGACCGCTCGCTGGACAGCAACGGCGTCTACCCGCCCGTCGGCGTGCTTCCGTCCCTTTCGCGTCTGATGAAGGACGGAATCGGCGCGGGCTACACACGCGAGGATCACTCGGCGCTGTCGAACCAGCTGTTCGCCTCTTACGCCAAGGTGATGGACGCGCGTTCGCTGGCTTCGGTCATCGGCGAGGAGGAGCTTTCCCCCATCGACAAAAAATACCTGGAATTCGGGCGGCTGTTCGAACGGCGCTTCATCACCCAGGACCCGAACGACAACCGCTCCATCGAACAGAGCCTGGACCTGGGCTGGCAGATCCTTTCCACCCTGCCCCGCAGCGAGCTGGACCGCGTCGACGACGCGATCCTGAACAAGTACTACGTCCCGGACGTCCAGAACGCCGGGGACACCTTCCGCCAGCTGGATGACGAAAAGGACGGCGCCGCGGAAAAGGCAGAGGGAAAAGAAGGAACAAAGGAACCGGCGGAACATGACGAGAAATAA
- a CDS encoding putative V-type ATP synthase subunit E (Evidence 3 : Putative function from multiple computational evidences; Product type e : enzyme) has product MMASVNNEKINKFNLAINHYAQEQREKIEKEIAEYKRRELEEAEREVLNEAYRMIQKEMAAMRDGITRERAHREMAARKELLEKRRKITETVFRKAAERLRSFTETEKYAALLQKFARNLSGILPDTGTVLCLRPDDLKYGELLKKAFGGECTVQADREISIGGIRAYHTGRGIMADETLDTMLEAQRGWFEETSGMAVV; this is encoded by the coding sequence ATGATGGCTTCTGTCAACAATGAAAAAATCAATAAATTCAATCTTGCGATCAACCACTACGCCCAGGAACAGCGTGAGAAAATCGAAAAGGAAATCGCCGAATACAAACGGCGCGAGCTGGAAGAGGCCGAGCGCGAGGTTCTGAACGAGGCTTACCGCATGATTCAGAAGGAAATGGCGGCGATGCGGGACGGCATCACGCGGGAAAGGGCGCACCGGGAAATGGCTGCCAGAAAGGAACTTCTGGAGAAGCGCCGGAAAATTACCGAGACGGTATTCCGAAAGGCCGCCGAACGGCTCCGCAGCTTTACCGAAACGGAAAAATACGCGGCCCTGCTCCAGAAATTCGCGCGAAATCTGTCCGGGATTCTGCCGGATACCGGAACGGTGCTGTGCCTGAGGCCCGACGACCTGAAATACGGCGAGCTGTTGAAAAAGGCGTTCGGCGGCGAATGCACCGTGCAGGCCGACAGGGAAATCTCCATCGGCGGCATCAGGGCCTATCACACCGGCAGGGGCATTATGGCGGATGAGACGCTCGATACCATGCTCGAAGCCCAGCGCGGCTGGTTTGAAGAGACTTCGGGGATGGCTGTGGTCTGA
- the atpF gene encoding ATP synthase subunit F (Evidence 2a : Function from experimental evidences in other organisms; PubMedId : 8688087; Product type e : enzyme), whose amino-acid sequence MRFYLISDNTDTLVGMRLAGIPGILVHEAAEVRKALNDAAEMQDVAVILITERLLALCPELVYDLKLNRKRPLIVEIPDRHGNGRTKDSITRYVREAIGVKI is encoded by the coding sequence ATGCGCTTTTATCTGATCAGCGACAACACCGACACTCTGGTGGGGATGCGCCTGGCCGGGATCCCCGGCATTCTGGTGCACGAGGCCGCCGAAGTCCGAAAAGCCCTGAACGACGCAGCCGAAATGCAGGATGTCGCCGTGATTCTGATCACGGAACGCCTGCTGGCCCTTTGCCCCGAGCTTGTCTACGACCTGAAGCTGAACCGCAAGCGTCCGCTGATCGTCGAAATACCCGACCGGCACGGCAACGGCCGTACCAAGGATTCCATTACCCGCTATGTCCGCGAGGCAATCGGAGTGAAAATTTAG
- a CDS encoding putative tRNA(Met) cytidine acetate ligase (Evidence 3 : Putative function from multiple computational evidences), protein MVGKPLIAGIVAEFNPLHSGHASLIRKVREAGCDAVVVVMSGNFVQRGEPALFYKWPRARAALACGADLVLELPLPWAAAGAERFALGAVSILSALGCVGALAFGSENGDAAGLQRAAKAVCSPALRPLLRKKLASGIPFAAAREDAVRELFGGETADLLREPNNILGIEYCKALDRLGSPMRPLAFLRSGSPHDAGGAPDEGEFASSSQIRELILNGRPFSRLVPPEAGEIYRREMDAGRAPALLKRAETAVLAKMRCMSRGDFRSLPDVSEGLENRIYESARAAVSLEDLYARIKSKRYPLARVRRIVLSAFLGLTADFPRLPPYLRLLGFSEKGRRILNTAKKTASLPIAANVSDILSLDKTADNVFELENRATDLYSLCTPCAEPCGLEMTCACWERKYLFGYSDKRNKL, encoded by the coding sequence ATGGTGGGAAAACCGCTGATTGCGGGGATCGTCGCGGAATTCAATCCGCTGCATTCGGGACACGCATCCCTGATCCGGAAGGTGCGGGAAGCCGGGTGCGACGCCGTCGTCGTGGTGATGAGCGGGAATTTCGTGCAGCGCGGGGAACCCGCCCTCTTTTACAAATGGCCGCGGGCGCGGGCCGCGCTCGCGTGCGGGGCGGACCTTGTCCTGGAGCTTCCCCTGCCGTGGGCCGCGGCGGGCGCGGAGCGCTTCGCGCTGGGCGCGGTTTCCATCCTGTCGGCGCTCGGGTGCGTCGGGGCGCTCGCCTTCGGCAGCGAAAACGGGGACGCCGCCGGGCTTCAGCGGGCGGCAAAGGCTGTGTGCTCGCCCGCCCTGCGGCCGCTGCTGCGGAAAAAGCTTGCTTCCGGCATCCCGTTCGCCGCAGCCCGCGAAGACGCCGTGCGGGAGCTGTTCGGCGGCGAAACGGCAGACCTGCTGCGGGAGCCGAACAACATCCTCGGCATCGAGTACTGCAAGGCGCTGGACCGGCTCGGCTCCCCCATGCGCCCGCTCGCCTTTCTGCGCAGCGGAAGCCCGCACGACGCCGGGGGCGCGCCGGACGAAGGGGAATTCGCGTCCTCCTCCCAGATCCGGGAACTGATCCTGAACGGCAGGCCGTTTTCCCGCCTGGTGCCGCCCGAAGCCGGGGAAATTTACCGGCGGGAAATGGACGCGGGGCGCGCGCCCGCCCTCCTGAAACGCGCGGAAACGGCCGTTCTGGCAAAGATGCGCTGCATGAGCCGCGGGGATTTCCGGAGCCTTCCTGACGTCAGCGAGGGGCTGGAAAACAGAATCTACGAAAGCGCGCGCGCCGCGGTCTCCCTGGAAGACCTGTACGCGCGCATCAAATCGAAGCGATACCCCCTCGCGCGGGTGCGCAGGATCGTGCTTTCGGCTTTCCTCGGCCTTACGGCGGATTTTCCCCGCCTGCCCCCCTACCTTCGGCTGCTCGGTTTCAGCGAAAAAGGGAGGCGGATTCTAAATACGGCGAAGAAAACAGCGTCGCTGCCAATTGCAGCCAACGTTTCTGACATTTTATCTCTTGACAAAACGGCGGACAATGTGTTTGAATTAGAGAACAGGGCGACGGACCTATATTCGCTTTGTACGCCCTGCGCAGAGCCGTGCGGATTGGAAATGACATGTGCCTGCTGGGAAAGGAAGTATCTTTTTGGCTATTCAGATAAAAGAAACAAGCTATAA
- the atpD gene encoding V-type ATP synthase subunit D (Evidence 2a : Function from experimental evidences in other organisms; PubMedId : 9371463; Product type e : enzyme), producing the protein MSEQIVPTKGNLLSVKKSLDLARTGFELLDRKRNILIREMMSLIDRASKIQDKIDRTYEEAYAALQIANITLGVCDKIAETVPLDDNLNVAYRSVMGVEIPMVSLEPTPVTIPYGLAGTNTMMDNAYLKFREVKILTAELAEVENSVYRLADAVKKTQKRANALKNIMIPRFEQTVKFISDALEEKDREEFSRLKVIKRQKIAG; encoded by the coding sequence TTGAGCGAACAGATCGTACCAACCAAAGGAAATCTTCTCTCCGTGAAAAAATCGCTGGATCTTGCCCGCACCGGCTTCGAGCTGCTGGACCGCAAGCGCAATATTCTGATCCGTGAAATGATGTCCCTGATCGACCGGGCATCCAAAATTCAGGACAAGATCGACCGGACGTATGAGGAAGCCTATGCCGCCCTGCAGATCGCCAACATCACGCTGGGCGTCTGCGACAAGATTGCGGAAACCGTTCCGCTGGACGACAACCTGAACGTGGCTTACCGGAGCGTGATGGGCGTGGAGATCCCGATGGTTTCCCTGGAGCCGACCCCCGTCACCATCCCTTACGGGCTGGCCGGGACAAACACCATGATGGACAATGCGTACCTGAAATTCCGCGAGGTCAAAATCCTGACGGCGGAGCTGGCGGAAGTGGAAAACAGCGTCTACCGCCTTGCGGATGCCGTCAAGAAGACCCAAAAGCGGGCGAACGCGCTGAAAAACATCATGATCCCCCGTTTCGAGCAGACCGTGAAATTCATTTCCGACGCTTTGGAGGAGAAGGACCGCGAGGAATTCTCCCGCCTGAAGGTCATCAAGCGCCAAAAAATCGCCGGGTGA
- a CDS encoding conserved protein of unknown function (Evidence 4 : Unknown function but conserved in other organisms) produces MAIQIKETSYKNYGRCVQITNGIIEVMVTIDVGPRIIFFGFVNGENVFYNDLDRNVSFGGEEFDELYGKGQKALMYGGHRLWLSPESYPGTYYPDNEPVVYGILPDGVSFTPPKQKHNSMQLGFEVMMNENASDIMVVHSAKNCAKETQTLALWAVSMMAPNGLEIIPQTKEKGSGLLPNRSLIFWPYSRIGDPRVFFGEKFITIRHDPTCEAPYKFGLNNLSGWAAYVRQNTALVRHFVHNIHAAYPDMGASYETYFCKDYAEMETLSPLYHIEPGESVRHVENLTLFRIDNIPDARNEQKLEEFIENLQ; encoded by the coding sequence TTGGCTATTCAGATAAAAGAAACAAGCTATAAGAATTATGGCAGATGCGTGCAGATCACCAACGGGATCATCGAGGTGATGGTCACGATCGACGTTGGCCCGCGCATCATCTTCTTCGGCTTTGTCAACGGAGAAAACGTCTTTTACAACGATCTGGACCGCAACGTCAGCTTCGGCGGAGAAGAATTCGACGAGCTGTACGGCAAGGGGCAGAAGGCGCTGATGTACGGCGGGCACCGGCTGTGGCTCAGCCCGGAAAGCTACCCCGGCACCTATTACCCCGACAACGAGCCGGTGGTTTACGGGATTCTGCCCGACGGGGTGAGCTTTACCCCGCCGAAGCAGAAGCACAACAGCATGCAGCTCGGCTTCGAGGTGATGATGAACGAGAACGCCTCGGATATCATGGTGGTGCACAGCGCGAAAAACTGTGCCAAGGAAACCCAGACCCTTGCCCTCTGGGCGGTTTCGATGATGGCCCCGAACGGGCTGGAGATCATCCCGCAGACGAAGGAAAAAGGCAGCGGGCTTCTGCCGAACCGCTCCCTGATTTTCTGGCCCTACTCCAGGATCGGCGACCCCCGCGTCTTCTTCGGGGAAAAATTCATCACGATCCGCCACGACCCCACCTGCGAGGCCCCGTATAAATTCGGGCTGAACAATCTTTCCGGCTGGGCTGCCTACGTGCGGCAGAACACCGCGCTGGTGCGGCATTTCGTCCACAACATCCACGCGGCTTACCCCGATATGGGCGCTTCGTATGAAACCTATTTCTGCAAGGATTACGCGGAAATGGAAACGCTCAGCCCCCTCTACCATATCGAGCCCGGGGAATCGGTGCGCCACGTGGAAAACCTGACCCTGTTCCGGATCGACAATATCCCGGACGCCCGAAATGAACAGAAGCTGGAAGAATTCATCGAAAACCTTCAATAA
- the atpA gene encoding V-type ATP synthase alpha chain (Evidence 2a : Function from experimental evidences in other organisms; PubMedId : 12552129; Product type e : enzyme) produces the protein MENENVIYGINGPVVTVRNSRSFSMMEMVFVGNERLVGEVIGITDKITTIQVYEETTGLRPGEPVYGTGSPMNVTLGPGIMDNIFDGIERPLKKIAEATNSAFISRGSNVPPLDADQLWDVTVTVKPGDRLCGGDVYAECPETAIIRHKCMVPPNLSGVVEKTSPNGKYKVNDTVVELKDRNGGLHKLTLCQRWPIRTPRPVKERLQPTTPLITGQRVIDTLFPIAKGGTAAIPGGFGSGKTMTQHQLAKWCDADIIVYVGCGERGNEMSQVLQEFSELIDPKSGRPMTDRTALIANTSNMPVAAREASIYTGITLAEYYRDMGYDVAIMADSTSRWAEALREISGRLEEMPAEEGFPAYLPSRLAEFYERAGLVNNLNGTDGSVTIIGAVSPAGADFSEPVTQNTKRFTRCFWALDKSLAYARHYPAINWMTSYSEYFADLDPWFAKNAGEDFIQYRRQINGILQEENKLMEIVKLIGSDVLPDDQKLIIEIARVIRVGFLQQNAFHAEDTYVPLEKQKLMMKVILYLYNKAKQLVSASVPISGIVQSGLFDKLVKMKYDVPNDKLELFDDYIAEIDKTVADILNS, from the coding sequence ATGGAAAACGAAAACGTAATATACGGTATTAACGGGCCTGTCGTCACCGTAAGGAATTCCCGCAGCTTTTCCATGATGGAAATGGTCTTTGTCGGAAACGAACGCCTGGTGGGCGAGGTGATCGGCATCACCGACAAAATAACCACGATCCAGGTTTACGAGGAAACGACGGGCCTGCGCCCGGGCGAGCCGGTGTACGGGACCGGAAGCCCCATGAACGTGACCCTCGGCCCCGGCATCATGGACAATATTTTCGACGGCATCGAGCGCCCGCTGAAAAAAATCGCCGAGGCGACGAACTCCGCCTTTATTTCGCGCGGAAGCAACGTCCCGCCGCTCGACGCGGACCAGCTCTGGGATGTCACCGTCACGGTGAAGCCGGGCGACAGGCTCTGCGGCGGAGACGTCTACGCCGAATGCCCGGAAACGGCGATCATCCGCCACAAGTGCATGGTGCCCCCGAATCTTTCCGGCGTCGTGGAAAAGACGAGCCCCAACGGGAAATACAAAGTGAACGACACCGTCGTGGAGCTGAAGGACCGGAACGGCGGGCTTCACAAGCTGACCCTCTGCCAGAGATGGCCGATCCGCACGCCGCGTCCGGTGAAGGAACGCCTTCAGCCCACCACGCCCCTGATCACGGGCCAGCGCGTCATCGACACGCTGTTCCCCATCGCGAAGGGCGGCACCGCGGCGATCCCGGGCGGGTTCGGCAGCGGAAAGACCATGACGCAGCACCAGCTTGCCAAATGGTGCGATGCCGACATCATCGTCTACGTCGGCTGCGGGGAGCGCGGCAACGAAATGTCGCAGGTGCTGCAGGAATTTTCCGAGCTGATCGACCCGAAATCCGGCCGGCCGATGACCGACCGCACCGCGCTGATCGCCAACACCTCGAACATGCCCGTCGCGGCGCGCGAAGCGTCCATCTACACCGGCATCACGCTGGCCGAGTATTACCGCGACATGGGCTACGACGTGGCGATCATGGCGGACTCCACCTCGCGCTGGGCGGAAGCCCTGCGCGAGATTTCCGGCCGCCTGGAGGAGATGCCCGCGGAGGAAGGCTTCCCGGCGTATCTGCCGTCGCGCCTCGCCGAATTCTACGAGCGCGCCGGCCTCGTGAACAACCTGAACGGCACGGACGGCTCGGTCACCATCATCGGCGCGGTATCCCCCGCCGGGGCGGATTTCTCGGAGCCCGTCACCCAGAACACCAAGCGCTTCACGCGCTGCTTCTGGGCGCTGGACAAAAGCCTCGCCTACGCGAGGCATTACCCCGCCATCAACTGGATGACGAGCTACAGCGAATATTTTGCCGACCTTGACCCGTGGTTCGCCAAAAACGCCGGAGAGGATTTCATCCAGTACCGCAGGCAGATCAACGGCATCCTTCAGGAAGAGAACAAGCTGATGGAGATCGTCAAGCTGATCGGCTCCGACGTCCTGCCGGACGACCAGAAGCTCATCATCGAGATCGCGCGCGTCATCCGCGTGGGATTCCTGCAGCAGAACGCGTTCCACGCGGAGGACACCTATGTGCCGCTGGAAAAGCAGAAGCTGATGATGAAGGTGATCCTGTACCTGTACAACAAGGCGAAACAGCTCGTGTCGGCCTCCGTCCCCATTTCCGGCATCGTGCAGTCCGGCCTGTTCGACAAGCTGGTCAAGATGAAATACGACGTTCCGAACGACAAGCTGGAACTGTTTGACGACTACATTGCAGAAATTGATAAAACCGTGGCCGACATTCTGAACTCCTGA